One part of the Humulus lupulus chromosome 9, drHumLupu1.1, whole genome shotgun sequence genome encodes these proteins:
- the LOC133801657 gene encoding senescence-specific cysteine protease SAG39-like: MASRSQKVSVVLALVLVLVMWASESQCRTLNEYSMSEQHEQWMARYARTYKDDAEKEIRFQIFKKNVEFIESFNKAGNKSYKLGLNEFVDLTNEEFRASHNGYKKSSSVPRNTPFKYESVTAVPSTMDWRKKGVVTPVKDQGQCGCCWAFSAVAATEGITQLSTGKLISLSEQELVDCDTSGTDQGCEGGLMDDAFEFIINNGGLNTEANYPYKGVDATCNKKSASSDAAKITGYEDVPANNEKALLKAVANQPISVAIDAGGSEFQLYSSGVFTGECGTQLDHGVTAVGYGTANDGTKYWLVKNSWGSSWGENGYIRMQRDMDAKEGLCGIAMDASYPTAS, encoded by the exons ATGGCTTCAAGATCACAAAAAGTTTCTGTGGTGTTAGCTCTAGTGTTAGTCTTGGTCATGTGGGCTTCCGAGTCTCAATGTCGGACTTTGAACGAATATTCCATGTCAGAACAACACGAGCAATGGATGGCTCGCTATGCTCGCACCTACAAAGATGATGCCGAAAAGGAAAttcgttttcaaatttttaagAAGAATGTGGAGTTCATTGAGTCGTTTAACAAAGCAGGGAACAAGTCGTACAAGCTAGGCCTCAATGAATTTGTGGACCTTACCAATGAGGAATTCAGAGCCTCTCATAATGGCTACAAAAAGTCGTCCAGTGTCCCTAGAAACACACCATTTAAGTATGAAAGTGTGACCGCAGTTCCGTCCACCATGGATTGGAGGAAGAAGGGAGTTGTCACTCCAGTCAAGGACCAGGGTCAATGTG GATGTTGCTGGGCGTTCTCTGCAGTGGCTGCCACAGAAGGAATCACACAATTGTCCACAGGAAAGTTGATATCCTTATCTGAACAAGAATTGGTCGATTGCGACACAAGCGGTACTGACCAAGGTTGCGAGGGAGGACTCATGGACGATGCCTTTGAGTTCATCATCAACAATGGAGGCCTCAACACAGAGGCCAACTACCCTTACAAGGGAGTTGACGCAACTTGTAATAAGAAGTCTGCATCTTCCGATGCTGCCAAAATAACCGGCTACGAAGATGTGCCAGCCAATAACGAGAAGGCATTGTTGAAAGCCGTCGCCAACCAGCCAATCTCAGTGGCAATCGATGCTGGTGGTTCTGAGTTCCAGTTGTACTCGAGTGGCGTCTTCACCGGGGAATGTGGAACCCAATTAGACCATGGTGTGACAGCCGTAGGATATGGGACTGCAAATGATGGTACTAAGTATTGGTTGGTGAAGAATTCATGGGGTTCCAGTTGGGGTGAGAATGGTTACATTAGGATGCAGAGAGACATGGATGCCAAGGAAGGCCTTTGTGGCATTGCTATGGATGCTTCTTATCCTACTGCCTCATAA